A single window of Oerskovia paurometabola DNA harbors:
- a CDS encoding DMT family transporter, with translation MTVGALCGIGANLIWGLAFLVPVALPEADSISLALGRYLCFGAISVGILAIGGRRRLSGLDLRAWSTALLFAFTGHFGYYLLLVQGIRWAGAPITTVIIGMLPVSVAIAGNLLRREFAFARLVFPLVCLSLGLSLVYLMELDWQSDVSGRSGNDWAAGIASAVGALALWTSYAVSNAQFVRRNPQISSMTWSTMMGAGAFVLALAALPFAARTGSVGHQGADGVPSLIIASVVLGGLVSWAGTALWNRSSGLLPISVAGQLTVIQVVAGLTYVFVWERRIPPVLELLGFALIVVGVLDAIRRTRTAPAAGEAAGPVSALRKKG, from the coding sequence GTGACCGTCGGCGCGCTGTGTGGCATCGGGGCGAACTTGATCTGGGGGCTGGCGTTCCTGGTACCGGTGGCACTTCCTGAGGCCGACTCCATCTCCCTCGCGCTAGGGCGTTACCTGTGCTTCGGTGCGATCTCCGTCGGCATTCTGGCGATCGGCGGGCGCCGACGGCTGAGCGGCCTCGATCTGCGCGCGTGGAGCACCGCCCTGCTCTTCGCGTTCACCGGGCATTTCGGCTACTACCTGCTCCTGGTGCAGGGCATCCGGTGGGCCGGGGCGCCCATCACGACCGTCATCATCGGGATGCTGCCGGTCTCCGTCGCGATCGCGGGGAACCTTCTCCGTCGCGAGTTCGCCTTTGCGCGCCTCGTCTTTCCCCTGGTGTGCCTGTCGTTGGGGCTTTCGCTCGTCTACCTCATGGAGCTCGACTGGCAGAGCGACGTGAGCGGGCGCTCGGGAAATGACTGGGCGGCCGGTATCGCTTCCGCCGTGGGGGCCCTCGCCCTCTGGACTTCCTATGCCGTGAGCAATGCTCAGTTCGTTCGACGAAACCCTCAGATCTCGTCCATGACGTGGTCCACGATGATGGGGGCAGGGGCCTTCGTGCTCGCCCTTGCTGCACTGCCGTTCGCTGCGCGCACGGGGTCGGTCGGCCACCAGGGGGCGGACGGCGTCCCGTCTCTGATCATTGCAAGCGTGGTCCTGGGAGGGCTCGTCTCGTGGGCTGGAACGGCTCTCTGGAACAGGTCCTCAGGACTCCTCCCCATCTCGGTGGCGGGCCAGCTCACGGTCATCCAGGTCGTGGCCGGTCTCACCTACGTCTTCGTCTGGGAGCGCAGGATTCCACCCGTGCTCGAGCTCCTGGGTTTCGCTCTGATCGTCGTGGGGGTGCTGGACGCGATTCGTCGCACGCGCACCGCTCCCGCAGCCGGTGAAGCCGCTGGACCTGTCTCAGCCTTGCGGAAGAAGGGGTGA
- a CDS encoding FAD-dependent oxidoreductase: MGAGILGAAVAHYLAQRGASVLVLEQGAQAGSGATGRSGGMVRAYDPDPSVADLALRSLATYRNPDEWARGAAPLHVVGAVTIADPGRDQELEAAAGQINSALGTAAHVVVGSGEAAGIGLAGGVALVEPDAGWVQPSQVTEDWLHQAVGNRARVRYGVRVLAIEEHRARPRVLTDAGTVVAGAVVAAVGAWAAHPVPGMRPGAAVRSRSIQVSIVDRLQPTQPHATFVDLRNGTYAKPIGSEQTLIGLPHLVWDSPFDAPPDPVHEQHTLRALAAHLPWLGSTVHHRTVRASDAFDLQSAADRGPELLSETDTRHVWSVRGGNGVGVRVAPEAGRRIADVVVADLLPGVA; this comes from the coding sequence GTGGGAGCGGGGATCCTGGGCGCCGCAGTCGCGCACTACCTGGCACAGCGAGGGGCGTCCGTCCTGGTACTGGAGCAGGGGGCGCAGGCGGGCAGCGGAGCCACCGGACGGTCTGGTGGCATGGTTCGCGCCTACGACCCCGATCCGTCGGTCGCCGACCTGGCGCTGCGAAGCCTGGCCACCTACCGGAACCCTGATGAGTGGGCCCGCGGGGCTGCACCCCTGCACGTGGTCGGCGCGGTGACCATCGCCGACCCGGGGCGCGATCAGGAGCTGGAGGCGGCCGCCGGGCAGATCAACTCTGCGCTCGGCACCGCTGCCCACGTCGTCGTCGGGTCTGGCGAAGCGGCCGGTATCGGGCTCGCCGGCGGTGTCGCGTTGGTCGAGCCGGACGCTGGCTGGGTGCAACCGTCGCAGGTCACCGAGGACTGGTTGCATCAGGCGGTCGGCAATAGAGCTCGCGTCCGCTATGGCGTGCGTGTGCTCGCGATCGAGGAGCACCGCGCTCGTCCCCGGGTGCTCACCGACGCCGGAACGGTGGTGGCGGGAGCCGTCGTCGCGGCCGTCGGAGCGTGGGCCGCGCACCCGGTACCCGGGATGCGCCCTGGGGCGGCGGTCCGGTCACGCTCGATCCAGGTGAGCATCGTCGATCGGCTGCAACCGACACAGCCTCATGCGACGTTCGTGGATCTGCGCAACGGGACGTACGCGAAGCCGATCGGCTCCGAGCAGACGCTGATCGGCCTCCCGCACCTCGTCTGGGACTCGCCGTTCGACGCGCCGCCGGATCCCGTGCACGAGCAGCACACCCTCCGTGCGCTGGCCGCCCACCTTCCATGGCTCGGGTCGACGGTGCATCACCGGACGGTCCGCGCATCTGACGCGTTCGATCTGCAGTCCGCTGCCGACCGGGGGCCCGAGCTGCTGAGCGAGACGGACACACGGCATGTGTGGTCTGTACGGGGAGGCAACGGCGTCGGGGTCAGAGTGGCACCGGAGGCGGGCCGGCGAATCGCTGACGTAGTCGTCGCGGACCTCTTGCCTGGTGTCGCCTGA
- a CDS encoding alpha/beta hydrolase fold domain-containing protein gives MVESERSALHPEFGRLAMARSLVTAGGSTGRVDDDRRNAERWVGLFGGEADLEDEAHEDQERRSVVIYPEKEAPGSPWVLYLHGGGMVYYSTSTFRPYLRILADRLGAPVEALDYDKAPEHDVMRSVADLAARIAGRCREVTDRPLIVAGDSVGGLLALYLGVRVLPRVFSRIVLIYPVLDLDVEHESYQAFGTGYFLDGVDMRYFTSLLQPFFREIAFNPMDLSDSDLSALAGCSIVTSGCDVLRDEGLEWARYVADRSADVRHLHFPDLPHDFCLYAPKLSSARRAVEQIAGEAFVSGDAG, from the coding sequence ATGGTTGAGTCGGAGCGCTCGGCGCTGCACCCGGAGTTCGGCCGACTGGCGATGGCCCGCTCGCTCGTGACTGCGGGAGGATCCACGGGGAGGGTGGACGACGATCGGCGGAACGCCGAACGTTGGGTCGGCCTATTCGGCGGTGAGGCCGACCTGGAGGACGAGGCGCACGAGGACCAGGAACGGCGCTCCGTGGTCATCTACCCGGAGAAGGAGGCACCAGGGAGCCCGTGGGTCCTCTACCTTCACGGCGGGGGGATGGTCTACTACTCGACCTCGACCTTCCGACCGTACCTGCGAATCCTCGCAGACCGGCTCGGCGCCCCCGTGGAGGCTCTTGACTACGACAAGGCACCGGAGCACGACGTCATGCGCTCGGTGGCGGACCTGGCCGCTCGCATCGCGGGCCGTTGCCGAGAGGTGACGGATCGTCCGCTGATCGTCGCAGGAGACAGCGTCGGAGGACTGCTCGCGCTCTATCTCGGCGTGAGGGTGCTGCCGAGGGTCTTCTCTCGCATCGTGCTGATCTACCCGGTGCTCGACCTCGACGTGGAGCACGAGTCCTACCAGGCCTTCGGGACCGGGTACTTCCTTGACGGTGTCGACATGCGCTACTTCACGTCGCTGCTGCAACCGTTCTTCCGGGAGATCGCCTTCAACCCGATGGACCTGTCCGATTCGGACCTCTCCGCGCTGGCGGGCTGCTCGATCGTGACGTCCGGATGCGACGTGCTTCGCGACGAAGGACTCGAGTGGGCTCGGTACGTGGCTGATCGATCAGCCGACGTACGTCACCTGCACTTCCCCGACCTGCCGCACGACTTCTGCCTCTACGCCCCCAAGCTGAGCTCCGCCCGACGCGCGGTGGAACAGATCGCCGGCGAGGCATTCGTCTCCGGAGACGCCGGGTGA
- a CDS encoding rhodanese-like domain-containing protein produces MTTSVSDTVKRDIAGYLEAALGRPVDVHSLADDTPLNTLGLDSLLTISVVATLLDESGVDLLEHSDSLVTPSTLADLYALGVRFGPGEDRPAHDEEKTVLENDRIAHYQSKLAYEIDSADLQDALSAGKDVVVVDGRSSESFAAEHIPGAVSLPHRSISHDSLSELSRAPLYVAYCDGIGCNASTKTALKLAAAGFQVKELIGGLDWWKRDGHLTEGHAAHTVVGEHPLACGCAG; encoded by the coding sequence ATGACCACTTCAGTGAGCGACACGGTCAAGCGTGACATCGCGGGATATCTCGAGGCGGCTCTGGGGAGACCGGTCGACGTCCACTCCTTGGCGGACGACACACCACTGAACACCCTCGGGCTGGATTCACTCCTGACGATCAGCGTCGTCGCCACGCTTCTGGACGAGTCCGGCGTGGACCTCCTCGAGCACTCCGACTCGCTTGTCACCCCCAGCACGCTCGCGGACCTCTATGCCCTGGGTGTGAGGTTCGGCCCAGGCGAGGACCGTCCTGCTCACGACGAGGAGAAGACCGTCCTGGAGAACGACCGGATCGCTCACTACCAGTCGAAGCTCGCCTACGAGATCGACTCCGCAGACCTTCAGGACGCCCTGTCAGCGGGCAAGGACGTCGTCGTCGTCGACGGACGCAGCAGCGAGTCCTTCGCAGCGGAGCACATTCCCGGTGCCGTCAGCCTCCCGCATCGCTCGATCTCGCACGACTCACTCAGCGAGCTCTCCCGCGCCCCGTTGTACGTCGCGTACTGCGACGGGATCGGCTGCAACGCCTCTACCAAGACGGCACTCAAGCTGGCCGCCGCAGGTTTCCAGGTGAAGGAACTGATCGGTGGCCTGGACTGGTGGAAGCGGGACGGCCACCTCACCGAAGGGCACGCCGCGCACACGGTGGTCGGCGAGCATCCCCTCGCTTGTGGGTGCGCCGGCTAG
- a CDS encoding DUF3291 domain-containing protein produces MPRIAFTTFAILRAPYGEPEVQDFDDMTPATFDEAERSEGFIARAKEDPGQSHLSNFQRDWGVWGTFEVPRFYTGGRTDELDSRASTLSLWRDLDSVFAFVYTGLHRTALTRRHEWFLKPEWPTYAAWWIADDELPTWKDACQRLEHLHDHGSTPASFTLRQAFTSDGQPTRVRGLATRQPVGG; encoded by the coding sequence ATGCCACGCATCGCTTTCACGACGTTCGCCATCCTCAGGGCGCCGTACGGTGAGCCGGAAGTCCAGGACTTCGACGACATGACTCCCGCGACGTTCGACGAAGCTGAGCGGAGCGAGGGGTTCATCGCCCGAGCAAAAGAGGACCCCGGCCAGAGCCATCTCTCCAACTTCCAGCGTGACTGGGGTGTGTGGGGGACGTTCGAGGTCCCTCGCTTCTACACGGGCGGCCGGACGGACGAGCTGGACAGCAGGGCTTCGACCCTGTCGCTGTGGAGGGACCTGGACTCGGTTTTCGCCTTCGTCTACACCGGGCTGCACCGCACGGCACTGACGAGGCGTCACGAGTGGTTCCTGAAGCCCGAGTGGCCCACCTATGCGGCGTGGTGGATCGCTGACGACGAGCTCCCCACCTGGAAGGACGCCTGTCAACGGTTGGAGCACCTGCACGACCACGGCTCGACACCCGCCTCGTTCACCCTCCGTCAGGCGTTCACCTCGGACGGGCAACCCACTCGTGTGCGCGGGCTCGCCACACGCCAGCCGGTCGGTGGATGA
- the ectB gene encoding diaminobutyrate--2-oxoglutarate transaminase, which produces MPGSTIESEVRTYSRNWPVVFASGRASRLYDRDGGAYLDFFAGAGALNYGHNHPVLKRVLLEYLEEDGVTHSLDMHTDAKGTFLAELEARVLAPRHLDYRVQFTGPTGTNSVEAALKLARKVTGRQTVVAFTGAFHGMSMGALAVTGNAGKRAGGGVPHAHTWRLPYDGFAGSEVSGLRLLESMLADSSSGMDLPAAVIVETVQGEGGINPARVEWLGDLAALCRRLEILLIIDDIQMGCGRTGPFFSFEAAGIVPDIVCLSKSISGYGLPMSLTLFRTELDVWLPGEHNGTFRGNNPAFVTATAALRTFWSDDALEKQTLVRELWFKEYLTEVARRHAGLVSAVRGRGLAWGLAFHEPSLARRVADGAFSRSLLVETAGSRDEVVKLLPPLTTTDEELLEGLDILQDSLAAAQEA; this is translated from the coding sequence ATGCCCGGATCCACCATCGAGTCCGAAGTGCGTACCTACAGCAGGAACTGGCCTGTCGTCTTTGCCAGCGGGCGCGCCAGTCGCCTCTACGATCGCGACGGTGGTGCCTACCTCGACTTCTTCGCCGGTGCCGGTGCTCTGAACTATGGTCACAACCACCCTGTGCTCAAGCGCGTCCTCCTGGAGTACCTCGAGGAGGACGGCGTCACCCACAGCCTGGACATGCACACGGATGCCAAGGGCACCTTCCTGGCCGAGCTCGAGGCCCGGGTTCTCGCCCCCAGACATCTGGACTACCGCGTCCAGTTCACCGGTCCCACGGGGACCAACAGCGTGGAGGCGGCGCTCAAGCTGGCTCGCAAGGTGACGGGTCGTCAGACGGTCGTCGCGTTCACAGGGGCATTCCACGGCATGTCCATGGGAGCGCTGGCCGTCACCGGCAATGCCGGAAAGCGCGCCGGGGGCGGAGTCCCGCACGCGCACACGTGGCGACTTCCGTACGACGGGTTCGCCGGCAGCGAAGTGTCCGGCTTGCGGCTCCTCGAGAGCATGCTCGCCGACAGCAGCAGCGGCATGGACCTCCCGGCGGCCGTCATCGTGGAGACGGTGCAGGGTGAAGGCGGAATCAACCCGGCGCGCGTGGAGTGGCTCGGCGACCTCGCCGCGCTGTGCAGGCGGCTGGAGATCCTCTTGATCATCGACGACATCCAGATGGGCTGTGGTCGGACCGGTCCCTTCTTCAGTTTCGAGGCCGCCGGGATCGTCCCGGACATCGTGTGCCTCTCCAAGTCCATCAGCGGATACGGCCTGCCGATGTCCTTGACCCTCTTCCGTACCGAGCTCGACGTCTGGCTTCCGGGAGAGCACAACGGCACCTTCCGGGGAAACAACCCAGCGTTCGTGACGGCGACGGCCGCACTCCGGACGTTCTGGTCGGACGATGCCTTGGAGAAGCAGACCTTGGTGCGAGAGCTCTGGTTCAAGGAGTACCTGACCGAGGTCGCGCGTCGTCATGCGGGGCTCGTGTCCGCGGTGCGTGGACGTGGTCTCGCCTGGGGCCTGGCGTTCCACGAGCCCAGCCTCGCGAGGAGGGTCGCAGACGGCGCGTTCTCGCGTTCTCTCCTGGTCGAGACGGCCGGATCTCGTGACGAGGTGGTCAAGCTCTTGCCGCCGCTGACGACCACGGACGAGGAACTTCTCGAGGGGCTCGACATCCTGCAGGACTCGCTCGCGGCCGCGCAGGAGGCTTGA
- a CDS encoding class I tRNA ligase family protein, with protein sequence MITRSFDRSAMSWSYDMHLQPMLSAADIEGLPFGSVFGSVPPGTASKRHAHQDGEMFIVLAGRAIVSLDGEERELGPGQVVHLAPFGFHEIKNDSDAPFDIVSIYWEHIPSAVAALEKVPSRDQHAERTLVFCPPPTPNGSLHLGHLAGPYVRADMLVRALRSLGRDVRYISGTDDHQSHVAVAARMRGQRPEDVATTAGDAIVSTLHTAGVGLDRLTRPLQDRKHGTRIAELFEQVLASSAVREEERPTAYCPACDLSLHQAFARGACPHCGEASDGEICEACGRPNEARDLKGVECRICGTPAVLRSERALWLDLDGYKDELRDYLRASRLPADLLALVDRLLADRLPPYRLTRTSAWGVDLGDGQVLDAWADLALTFLDAARSEIAQGGPAEVVLYLGYDNSFYYAVLLPALAFATGLAECLPATFVTNQFLHLGDAKFSTSRGHAIWADEPLAASGPDAVRIALLRDAPEGRVTRIIEERAAQPTDDPLYRGLQEWLRGFEEISTTSGGIVPGTGAWTDRHREFYRYLGLASRQLDGALLPEAFSARGYIRLLDSFVAQCAEFRAVERPGREVRSLAEESRTSLALEYLAAKVFAALAWPVAPETARNVWEWLGLPGDPVRETDWSFLPASTRCASPAPTLSAEPALVASGRP encoded by the coding sequence ATGATCACGCGTTCCTTCGACCGCTCGGCGATGAGCTGGTCCTACGACATGCACCTTCAACCGATGCTCTCCGCCGCCGACATCGAGGGACTGCCCTTCGGTTCGGTCTTCGGCAGCGTTCCGCCGGGCACCGCATCGAAGCGTCACGCCCATCAGGACGGTGAGATGTTCATCGTCCTGGCAGGCAGAGCGATCGTCTCGCTCGACGGCGAGGAGCGTGAGCTGGGCCCGGGGCAGGTCGTCCATCTCGCGCCCTTCGGCTTTCATGAGATCAAGAACGACAGCGACGCACCGTTCGACATCGTCTCGATCTACTGGGAGCACATCCCGAGCGCCGTCGCGGCGCTCGAAAAGGTCCCCTCGCGTGACCAGCACGCCGAGCGAACCCTCGTGTTCTGCCCCCCTCCGACACCGAACGGCAGCCTGCACCTCGGGCACCTGGCGGGGCCCTACGTACGGGCCGACATGCTGGTCCGGGCCCTGCGCAGCCTGGGGCGTGACGTCCGTTACATCAGTGGGACCGACGATCACCAGTCGCACGTGGCCGTTGCCGCACGAATGCGTGGACAGAGGCCGGAGGACGTCGCGACGACCGCAGGCGATGCGATCGTCTCGACCCTGCACACGGCGGGTGTGGGTCTCGACCGACTCACCCGTCCTCTCCAGGACCGGAAGCACGGGACCCGGATCGCCGAGCTCTTCGAGCAGGTCCTCGCCTCGTCGGCCGTACGAGAGGAGGAACGGCCGACGGCCTACTGCCCGGCGTGCGACCTCTCGCTCCACCAGGCGTTCGCGCGGGGGGCATGCCCGCACTGCGGTGAGGCCAGCGACGGCGAGATCTGCGAGGCGTGCGGACGACCCAACGAGGCACGCGACCTCAAGGGCGTCGAGTGCAGGATCTGCGGCACCCCTGCGGTCCTCCGGTCGGAGCGGGCGCTCTGGCTGGATCTCGACGGGTACAAGGACGAGCTCCGGGACTACCTGCGCGCCTCGCGCCTGCCTGCGGACCTGCTGGCACTCGTCGATCGGCTCCTTGCCGACCGGCTGCCCCCGTACCGCCTCACCCGGACCAGCGCGTGGGGGGTGGACCTCGGCGATGGTCAGGTCCTCGATGCCTGGGCGGATCTCGCGCTCACCTTCCTCGACGCGGCGCGGTCCGAGATCGCACAGGGCGGCCCTGCGGAGGTGGTGCTCTATCTCGGCTACGACAACAGCTTCTACTACGCGGTCCTCCTGCCGGCCCTCGCCTTCGCCACCGGCCTTGCAGAGTGCCTGCCCGCCACTTTCGTCACCAACCAGTTCCTGCACCTGGGGGACGCGAAGTTCTCGACCAGCCGAGGCCACGCGATCTGGGCGGACGAGCCACTCGCAGCGTCGGGCCCGGACGCCGTGCGCATCGCCTTGCTGCGCGATGCCCCGGAAGGACGGGTCACCCGGATCATCGAGGAGCGGGCGGCCCAGCCCACGGACGATCCGTTGTACCGCGGCCTCCAGGAATGGCTGCGAGGTTTCGAGGAGATCAGCACGACGTCGGGGGGCATCGTGCCTGGCACGGGTGCCTGGACGGACAGGCACCGGGAGTTCTATCGATACCTCGGTCTGGCCTCCCGCCAGCTGGACGGCGCACTGCTCCCGGAGGCCTTCAGCGCGCGGGGCTACATCCGTCTCCTGGACTCCTTCGTCGCTCAGTGCGCCGAGTTTCGAGCCGTCGAGCGGCCGGGCCGCGAGGTGCGGTCGCTGGCAGAGGAGTCCCGGACCAGCCTCGCACTGGAGTACCTGGCAGCGAAGGTCTTCGCTGCGCTCGCCTGGCCGGTCGCACCGGAGACGGCGCGCAACGTCTGGGAGTGGCTCGGGCTTCCTGGCGATCCCGTGCGCGAGACGGACTGGTCGTTCCTCCCGGCCAGCACTCGGTGTGCCTCGCCCGCGCCCACGCTCTCCGCAGAACCGGCTCTCGTGGCCAGCGGGCGACCGTGA
- a CDS encoding lysine N(6)-hydroxylase/L-ornithine N(5)-oxygenase family protein, translating to MTRCHDVIGIGFGPANLALAIALEEEGYGLDVRFLESSAGPSWQSAMMLDGSDIQNHPVRDLVSLRNPRSRYSFINFLFENGRLLEHLNVPMEFPLRKEYAQYVTWAARLLGGQVDYGVHVTGVALGKDAEGESYYEVTTSTGEVLRARALVIGTGRSPFVPAPFDEVDSPRVFHLTRYLPALQEMEALGARQDGGRTPRAVVVVGGSQSAVELTLDLSRRYPTAQVTNLARSLTLRQKDTSPFSEEGYFPHFTDYYYRATRERKNAIDAFMRPTNYSSADGDVLRELYRLMYEQRIDGDQRVRVRGSRQVRSLEVGEDGVRLSVDELNTGAHEELEADFVVLATGFRDLGPASHQERVPALVRHIADDFVFDDHGYLVVGTDYEVRPADVTTPALFLNGLCESSHGIGDAGSFSLLSLRAKIIADSLWKRLA from the coding sequence ATGACCCGCTGCCACGACGTCATAGGCATCGGCTTCGGCCCTGCCAACCTGGCTCTCGCGATCGCGCTCGAGGAAGAGGGGTACGGCCTGGACGTCCGCTTTCTCGAGTCCTCTGCCGGGCCGTCGTGGCAGAGCGCCATGATGCTCGACGGATCGGACATCCAGAACCATCCGGTGCGAGATCTCGTGTCGCTGCGCAACCCTCGCAGCCGCTACAGCTTCATCAACTTCCTGTTCGAGAACGGCCGCCTCCTCGAGCACCTCAACGTCCCCATGGAGTTTCCCCTCCGCAAGGAGTACGCGCAGTACGTCACCTGGGCAGCCAGGCTGCTCGGCGGGCAGGTCGACTATGGCGTTCACGTCACGGGTGTAGCCCTCGGAAAGGACGCGGAGGGCGAGTCGTACTACGAGGTGACGACCTCGACCGGGGAAGTCTTGCGCGCGCGAGCCCTCGTGATCGGCACCGGGCGATCTCCGTTCGTTCCGGCACCGTTTGACGAGGTCGACTCCCCAAGGGTCTTCCACCTGACGCGATACCTGCCCGCGCTGCAGGAGATGGAAGCGCTTGGAGCACGCCAGGACGGTGGGCGGACGCCACGAGCGGTCGTGGTCGTCGGTGGCAGCCAGAGCGCGGTCGAACTGACTCTGGACCTTTCCCGGCGATACCCGACAGCCCAGGTGACCAACCTTGCACGGTCCCTCACCCTGCGGCAGAAGGACACGAGCCCGTTCAGCGAGGAGGGGTACTTTCCCCACTTCACCGACTACTACTACCGGGCCACCCGAGAGCGGAAGAACGCCATCGACGCGTTCATGCGGCCCACGAACTACTCGTCTGCCGATGGCGACGTCCTGCGCGAGCTGTATCGCCTGATGTACGAGCAGCGGATCGACGGCGATCAGCGGGTACGCGTTCGCGGCAGCCGCCAGGTGCGCAGCCTCGAGGTCGGTGAGGACGGCGTCCGGCTGAGCGTCGACGAGCTGAACACGGGCGCGCACGAAGAGCTCGAGGCGGACTTCGTCGTCCTGGCCACCGGGTTCCGCGACTTGGGCCCTGCCTCTCATCAGGAGCGGGTCCCAGCGCTCGTGCGCCACATCGCCGACGACTTCGTCTTCGACGACCATGGCTACCTGGTCGTCGGGACCGACTACGAGGTGCGTCCGGCGGATGTCACGACGCCTGCGCTCTTTCTCAACGGACTGTGCGAGTCGAGCCACGGGATCGGAGACGCCGGATCGTTCAGCCTGCTGTCGCTCAGGGCGAAGATCATCGCAGACAGCCTCTGGAAGCGACTCGCGTAG
- a CDS encoding NAD(P)/FAD-dependent oxidoreductase: MSHLMSAERFDDSLWDVVVVGASLAGCATAIHFSKMGHRVAVVEKRVTAVEHYKQLCTHFIQPHAAPLLAPLGLEHLLDPARSVMTRGLFVTPGGTIDASYGDDPSARALNLERRVLDPAIREAARRQGVRFFDRTSVEALERDGTDWLLGVRTVHGSRRVRARLVVAADGRRSRLAGLLGNTTEQRPNDRAAIFGYFTGIAALEGNRSIFIRNGKDMACVYPLVGGRTALVLFAEKSRIANWDGPDDRLAGLLAYFAGLQESPPLSGAVLDSPLLGYADYPNQIRQPVAGSVPFVGDAALSLDAMSGVGCGFALSSADLLARSFVGRSLDTGDVREGLDDYGLRFEAAFRPHVDGICADSLVQKDESTQQRVFEAICGSPGLSREYLSLTGRLSMPADFQRALMRTLMTRARSGAIA, from the coding sequence ATGAGTCATCTGATGAGCGCTGAAAGGTTCGACGATTCGTTGTGGGACGTCGTGGTGGTCGGCGCAAGCCTTGCCGGGTGCGCTACGGCGATCCACTTCAGCAAGATGGGCCACCGTGTCGCGGTCGTCGAGAAGAGAGTGACGGCTGTCGAGCACTACAAGCAGCTGTGCACTCATTTCATCCAGCCGCACGCAGCACCGCTGCTTGCTCCTCTCGGCCTCGAGCATCTCCTGGACCCCGCGAGGTCGGTCATGACCCGGGGACTCTTCGTCACCCCCGGGGGAACCATCGATGCGTCCTACGGCGACGACCCGAGCGCGCGCGCGCTGAATCTCGAGCGCCGTGTGCTCGACCCTGCGATTCGCGAGGCTGCGAGGAGGCAGGGTGTCCGATTCTTCGACCGGACGAGCGTGGAGGCGCTCGAACGGGATGGGACGGACTGGCTCCTGGGCGTCCGCACCGTGCACGGGTCCCGCCGGGTGCGAGCTCGGCTGGTCGTCGCTGCTGACGGGCGTCGTTCGCGGCTGGCCGGGCTGCTCGGGAACACGACAGAACAGCGCCCGAACGACCGTGCGGCGATCTTCGGCTACTTCACGGGGATTGCTGCGTTGGAAGGAAATCGCTCGATCTTCATTCGAAACGGCAAGGACATGGCATGCGTCTACCCGCTGGTCGGCGGTCGGACCGCCCTCGTCCTGTTTGCCGAGAAGTCCCGGATCGCGAACTGGGACGGTCCCGACGACCGCCTCGCGGGGCTTCTCGCGTACTTCGCAGGCCTGCAAGAATCGCCACCCCTGAGTGGCGCGGTCCTGGACTCGCCTCTGTTGGGGTATGCCGACTACCCCAACCAGATCCGTCAGCCTGTCGCCGGTTCTGTACCGTTCGTCGGCGATGCCGCGCTCTCGCTCGACGCCATGAGCGGCGTCGGTTGCGGCTTCGCCCTGTCTTCGGCAGACCTTCTGGCACGCTCCTTCGTCGGGAGATCTCTGGACACCGGAGACGTCAGAGAGGGACTGGACGACTATGGGCTGCGCTTCGAGGCAGCGTTCCGGCCTCACGTGGACGGGATCTGCGCGGATTCGCTCGTCCAGAAGGACGAGTCCACCCAGCAGAGGGTGTTCGAGGCCATCTGTGGAAGCCCCGGGCTGAGTCGGGAGTACCTGTCCTTGACGGGTCGCCTGTCGATGCCGGCCGACTTCCAGCGGGCTCTCATGCGAACCCTGATGACGAGGGCCAGGAGCGGTGCGATCGCCTAG